The Erigeron canadensis isolate Cc75 chromosome 4, C_canadensis_v1, whole genome shotgun sequence genome window below encodes:
- the LOC122596923 gene encoding uncharacterized protein LOC122596923, with translation MAPNTRNQDLEKMQKDFAQQKKDFAASVESMFTMRTAMEAMSKKIEELEKQRQLAIQSDDDHLTTNKLTKLEFPRFDDDDVDEWLYKCEHFFTIDTTLESSKVRYAAIHMRGRALKWHLGYMKSHDKAMEDILWSDYSRFVTARFSVTQMEDPMGSLKSLTQIGELEAYYDEFDLLLTKVGLPEDCTVSCFIEGLKPEIKCPIRMFKPKTLRETYALAKLQSHSNKALVRPSGTTANY, from the coding sequence ATGGCGCCTAATACACGAAATCAGGATTTGGAGAAGATGCAGAAGGATTTTGCGCAACAAAAGAAGGATTTCGCTGCTTCAGTTGAGTCGATGTTCACGATGCGAACCGCCATGGAAGCTATGTCAAAAAAAATTGAGGAACTGGAAAAACAACGGCAGTTAGCGATTCAATCGGACGACGATCATTTAACGACGAACAAACTCACGAAGCTTGAATTTCCTCGATTCGACGACGATGACGTGGATGAATGGCTGTATAAGTGTGAACACTTCTTCACCATTGATACTACACTAGAATCCAGCAAGGTGAGATACGCCGCGATTCATATGCGAGGCAGAGCATTGAAGTGGCATCTCGGTTACATGAAATCTCATGACAAAGCTATGGAGGATATTCTATGGAGTGATTACTCGAGATTTGTAACTGCTAGATTTTCGGTGACTCAGATGGAGGATCCTATGGGTTCATTGAAATCTCTCACTCAAATTGGTGAGTTGGAGGCTTATTATGACGAGTTTGATCTGCTACTCACTAAGGTTGGTCTTCCTGAAGATTGTACTGTTAGTTGTTTCATTGAAGGTCTCAAACCTGAAATTAAATGTCCTATTAGAATGTTTAAGCCAAAAACTCTACGAGAGACTTATGCCTTAGCTAAATTGCAAAGTCATAGTAATAAGGCTCTTGTTAGACCTAGTGGCACAACTGCAAATTATTGA
- the LOC122596292 gene encoding uncharacterized protein LOC122596292 encodes MCGLRFSYVNQTASFFLFILLKSMLMIALFFCSAFTINALQPCLAAQSIQLGINDIVVSGGMESMSNVPKYIAEASEPEAKPMRKLSMSLDPHIWRMTLLYKALSVVLLPEITVPSHGKSLLLKFLAQEAKHQISLIRMPIWEMFKLDED; translated from the exons ATGTGTGGCCTACGCTTTTCTTATGTGAATCAAACGGCGTCGTTTTTCCTCTTTATACTATTGAAGAGCATGTTAATGATCGCTCTGTTCTTCTGTTCTGCTTTCACTATAAATGCGTTG CAACCATGCTTGGCAGCACAGAGCATCCAATTGGGCATTAATGATATAGTTGTATCTGGTGGTATGGAAAGCATGTCTAATGTCCCCAAATACATTGCTGAAGCAAG TGAGCCTGAGGCTAAGCCAATGCGGAAGCTCTCGATGTCATTGGACCCACACATATGGAG GATGACTTTGCTATACAAAGCTTTGAGCGTGGTATTGCTGCCAGAGATAACGGTGCCTTCACATGGGAAATCACTCCT GTTGAAGTTCCTGGCCCAAGAGGCAAAACATCAAATATCGTTGATAAGGATGCCGATTTGGGAAAT GTTTAAACTGGATGAAGATTAA